Proteins encoded in a region of the Rhodococcus sp. SBT000017 genome:
- a CDS encoding DUF418 domain-containing protein translates to MTRYHFMDSLRGFALFGILLVNVLDITEISAASTGRALLDHTVQSRFVPIFTLLFGVSMYLIADGARRRGVGAWQPLVLRLLGLGLIGVVHSFAYSGDILRMYAIVGLLVLPLVVWAPAPVNVVVGGALTVVSFGFLGGGVDSLPGLVLVGAGAAQLGVPALMEKSVVPGLVLTCAAGAAAIPLMMSYISAGAGDPRFSLPGAQAGLAMALAYIGILALAWQWAPIRAALRAVFDPLGKMSLTNYVSASFVVLVAARVFGLFDADSVYPAMGVAVVLIATQSVSSRIWLSKFRYGPLEWILRAVTWRRRPPFRRETAHVSTTSAA, encoded by the coding sequence ATGACTCGATATCACTTCATGGACTCGCTGCGCGGATTCGCGCTGTTCGGGATTTTGCTGGTCAATGTCCTGGACATCACCGAAATTTCCGCGGCGAGTACAGGCCGGGCCCTGCTCGATCACACGGTTCAATCAAGGTTCGTCCCGATCTTCACCCTGTTGTTCGGCGTTTCCATGTATCTGATCGCCGACGGTGCCCGACGCCGCGGTGTGGGTGCATGGCAGCCGCTGGTTCTTCGATTGCTCGGACTCGGACTGATCGGGGTGGTGCACTCGTTTGCGTACTCGGGCGACATTCTCCGCATGTACGCGATCGTCGGACTGCTCGTGCTGCCATTGGTCGTCTGGGCTCCAGCCCCGGTCAACGTAGTCGTCGGCGGTGCCTTGACCGTGGTGAGTTTCGGTTTCCTCGGCGGGGGAGTCGACTCGCTGCCGGGGTTGGTATTGGTCGGTGCGGGTGCTGCGCAGCTGGGAGTACCGGCGCTGATGGAGAAGTCTGTGGTTCCTGGGCTGGTTCTGACCTGCGCGGCGGGTGCGGCCGCAATACCGCTGATGATGTCCTACATCTCGGCGGGGGCAGGCGATCCGCGATTCTCCCTCCCCGGTGCGCAAGCAGGCCTGGCAATGGCGTTGGCATACATCGGAATTCTGGCTCTCGCGTGGCAATGGGCACCGATCCGTGCTGCGCTGCGAGCGGTGTTCGATCCACTCGGCAAGATGTCCTTGACGAATTACGTTTCCGCGTCGTTCGTCGTTCTGGTGGCCGCCAGGGTGTTCGGACTGTTCGATGCAGATTCGGTGTACCCAGCAATGGGCGTTGCAGTCGTGTTGATCGCTACGCAGTCCGTGTCGAGCCGAATCTGGTTGTCGAAATTTCGCTACGGACCACTCGAATGGATCCTCCGGGCCGTCACCTGGCGACGTCGCCCCCCTTTCCGTCGCGAGACTGCCCACGTTTCGACGACCAGCGCCGCATGA
- a CDS encoding (2Fe-2S)-binding protein encodes MNIYALAAQRVPSVQQYLDGPFDLSATVMLDGEWLRARVDDTGRRWQRTDARVNGTLWWYSASSTIAFVAIAAAMVTGESADPRLYGARCFLRPDGYLGGTVSDRVIEVSALPEALTETFTGIVDALAAASGARRQALWAIASDSIANRSVDVAVALGDQALGSDFAAWLIGEMAATLPKPRFVDVGGRRFTQRCSCCLLYETGGAGKCTSCPRRSPSDRLRGLEAAARH; translated from the coding sequence ATGAACATCTACGCGCTTGCAGCGCAGCGAGTTCCGAGTGTTCAGCAGTACCTCGACGGGCCGTTCGATCTCAGTGCGACGGTCATGCTCGACGGCGAGTGGTTGCGGGCGCGAGTCGACGACACCGGCCGCCGGTGGCAGCGCACCGACGCGCGAGTCAACGGGACTCTGTGGTGGTATTCGGCCAGCTCGACGATCGCGTTCGTTGCCATCGCCGCAGCGATGGTCACGGGTGAGTCGGCAGATCCACGACTGTATGGTGCGCGTTGCTTCCTGCGGCCGGACGGATACCTGGGCGGAACGGTGTCGGACAGAGTTATCGAGGTCTCGGCATTGCCCGAGGCACTGACCGAGACGTTCACCGGCATCGTCGACGCGTTGGCGGCGGCGTCGGGGGCGCGCAGGCAAGCGCTGTGGGCAATCGCCTCGGATTCGATCGCCAATCGAAGCGTGGATGTGGCTGTGGCGCTGGGTGATCAGGCACTCGGCAGTGACTTCGCAGCATGGCTGATCGGGGAGATGGCTGCAACGCTTCCGAAGCCGCGCTTCGTCGACGTCGGTGGACGACGTTTCACGCAGCGTTGCTCGTGCTGCCTGCTCTACGAGACGGGCGGAGCAGGCAAGTGCACCAGCTGCCCGCGTCGATCGCCGTCGGACAGGTTGCGGGGTCTCGAGGCCGCCGCGCGACACTAG
- a CDS encoding glycosyltransferase — protein sequence MSDAAAADPHRISIVVPVYQGERTLSALMDEILPLTQVTHTPVGRPMIVEEVLLVFDHGPDDSAAVIRRLTAAHTFVRGVWLSRNFGQHPATLAGMASSGGEWIVTMDEDGQHDPAAIGGMLDTALDQQSTVVYAKPTNVAPHGLWRNTASRGAKWLIAKALAGDNTVDYQSYRLVLGEVGRSVAAYAGSEAYLDIALGWIAGDVTTSPVALREEVDRRSGYRLRTLLSHFWRMVLSSGTKGLRLVSFIGIAFAVLGLILVAYVLVSYFVFDSGAEVRGWASTMVILLFGFGATLFSLGVVAEYVGVNVKTAMGKPPYLIVTDPGNGPLGRTAPSTEPAPPA from the coding sequence ATGTCCGACGCTGCTGCTGCTGATCCGCACCGCATCTCGATCGTGGTGCCGGTCTACCAAGGTGAGCGGACCCTCAGCGCGTTGATGGACGAGATTCTTCCGCTGACGCAGGTGACGCATACCCCCGTCGGGCGTCCGATGATCGTCGAGGAAGTTCTGCTCGTCTTCGATCACGGACCCGACGATTCCGCTGCGGTGATCAGGCGGCTGACCGCTGCGCATACCTTCGTTCGCGGTGTATGGCTGAGCCGCAATTTCGGTCAGCACCCCGCCACTCTCGCCGGCATGGCGTCGAGCGGCGGCGAATGGATCGTCACGATGGACGAGGACGGCCAGCACGACCCGGCGGCCATCGGCGGCATGCTCGACACCGCCCTCGACCAGCAGTCCACCGTCGTCTACGCCAAGCCGACCAACGTCGCACCGCATGGACTGTGGCGCAATACCGCCTCTCGCGGCGCAAAATGGTTGATCGCCAAGGCCCTGGCCGGGGACAACACCGTCGACTATCAGAGCTACCGCCTGGTGCTCGGCGAGGTCGGTCGCTCCGTCGCCGCCTACGCCGGTTCCGAGGCGTACCTGGACATCGCACTCGGGTGGATAGCGGGCGACGTCACGACCAGCCCGGTGGCGTTGCGCGAAGAGGTGGACCGTCGATCGGGCTACCGACTGCGCACCTTGCTCTCGCACTTCTGGCGGATGGTGCTCTCGAGCGGCACCAAGGGCCTGCGGCTGGTCAGCTTCATCGGCATCGCCTTCGCGGTACTCGGCCTGATTCTGGTGGCCTACGTGCTGGTGTCGTACTTCGTCTTCGATTCGGGTGCCGAGGTGCGAGGCTGGGCGTCGACGATGGTGATTCTGTTGTTCGGCTTCGGGGCAACACTGTTCTCCCTCGGTGTGGTGGCCGAGTACGTGGGCGTCAACGTCAAGACCGCCATGGGCAAACCGCCGTACCTGATCGTCACCGATCCGGGGAACGGCCCGCTCGGTCGTACCGCGCCATCGACCGAACCTGCACCGCCGGCGTGA
- a CDS encoding NAD(P)-dependent oxidoreductase, translating into MTATHTWIVGSGGLLGAAVTREAGRRGHRVHTSTIPWADTASAEQALLQRCSEFFDSFSNGTWNVIWAAGAGVNGTSAAQFAEENGLIRTVLARIEAVAADRAGTGTVFLASSAGGVYAGATGAPHHEGTNPVPLGDYGFAKLQSEAIATEFGERTGINVAIGRFANLYGPGQNLAKPQGLISHLCRGYLMASPVSIYVPMDTLRDYLYVSDAAEMVADTLAMSATRRLSPTIKIFASGEAVTIGSILGACRTVFRRRPNVVLAASPLAVFQGRDLRLRSTVWPQIDRRTHRTLPAGIASTLFATRQALGAGR; encoded by the coding sequence GTGACCGCGACGCACACGTGGATCGTCGGCAGCGGCGGACTACTCGGCGCTGCGGTGACCAGGGAGGCCGGACGTCGCGGACATCGGGTGCACACCAGCACCATCCCGTGGGCGGACACAGCCTCTGCCGAACAGGCTCTGCTGCAGCGCTGTTCGGAATTCTTCGATTCCTTCTCCAACGGCACCTGGAACGTGATCTGGGCCGCGGGCGCGGGCGTGAACGGAACCAGCGCAGCGCAGTTCGCCGAAGAGAACGGTTTGATCCGAACCGTTCTGGCGCGCATCGAGGCTGTCGCCGCCGACCGCGCGGGCACCGGAACCGTGTTCCTCGCCTCGTCCGCCGGTGGCGTCTACGCGGGCGCGACCGGAGCCCCGCATCACGAAGGAACGAACCCGGTTCCGTTGGGCGACTACGGCTTCGCGAAGCTGCAGTCCGAGGCCATCGCGACCGAGTTCGGTGAACGCACCGGCATCAATGTGGCCATCGGTCGGTTCGCGAATCTGTACGGGCCTGGGCAGAACCTCGCGAAACCGCAGGGCCTCATCTCGCACCTGTGCCGCGGATACCTCATGGCCTCCCCCGTCTCCATCTACGTGCCGATGGACACGTTGCGCGACTACCTCTACGTGTCCGACGCGGCCGAGATGGTTGCCGACACCCTCGCAATGTCGGCCACGCGACGACTCTCGCCGACGATCAAGATCTTCGCCTCCGGTGAGGCCGTCACCATCGGCTCGATCCTCGGAGCGTGCCGGACGGTGTTCCGCCGTCGACCGAACGTGGTGCTGGCGGCGTCCCCACTCGCGGTGTTCCAAGGTCGCGATCTACGGCTTCGGTCGACGGTCTGGCCGCAGATCGATCGTCGAACGCACCGAACGTTGCCCGCAGGCATCGCCTCCACCCTGTTCGCGACGCGTCAGGCATTGGGGGCCGGTCGATGA
- a CDS encoding ABC transporter ATP-binding protein, with protein sequence MMRLSVRELSTRFGSREVLRSVNFDVAPGEVLGLVGPNGSGKTTALRCCYRALTPSAGTVLVDGVDAHTMKRSELSRTVGVGTQEPQASVGLTVRESVALGRVPHRGWFDRPTSSDDDIVTASMGRVDLLALESRDVGSLSGGERQRVSIARALAQRPQILLLDEPTNHLDLRQQLIVMNAVRDLAADGLAIVVTVHDLRLAVQYCHSLAVLDGGAVVASGPTTDVLDDRLLADVFGIRATVRTGPPPTIDIHGLA encoded by the coding sequence CTGATGCGGTTGTCCGTGCGGGAGTTGTCCACGCGATTCGGGTCGCGAGAGGTACTGCGCAGTGTGAACTTCGACGTTGCTCCCGGTGAGGTGCTCGGTCTCGTCGGCCCGAACGGGTCCGGGAAGACGACAGCACTGCGGTGTTGCTATCGAGCTCTGACTCCCTCTGCCGGAACAGTTCTCGTCGACGGCGTCGATGCGCACACCATGAAGCGATCGGAGCTGTCGCGGACTGTCGGCGTCGGAACCCAGGAGCCGCAGGCCTCGGTCGGTCTGACCGTCCGCGAATCCGTAGCGCTCGGCCGCGTGCCGCACCGCGGTTGGTTCGACCGCCCTACCTCGTCCGACGACGACATCGTCACCGCAAGTATGGGCCGCGTCGATCTGCTCGCGTTGGAGAGTCGCGACGTCGGGTCACTCTCCGGCGGTGAGCGGCAGCGGGTGTCCATCGCGCGCGCCCTGGCGCAGCGGCCGCAGATACTGTTGCTCGACGAGCCGACCAACCATCTCGACCTACGGCAGCAGTTGATCGTGATGAATGCGGTTCGCGACCTGGCCGCGGATGGGTTGGCCATCGTCGTGACCGTGCACGATCTGCGGCTGGCGGTGCAGTATTGCCACAGTCTGGCTGTCCTGGACGGTGGAGCCGTGGTGGCGTCGGGACCGACCACCGATGTTCTCGATGATCGGTTGCTCGCCGACGTGTTCGGCATTCGCGCGACCGTCCGTACAGGACCGCCGCCCACCATCGACATTCACGGGTTGGCATGA
- a CDS encoding glycosyltransferase family A protein, with protein sequence MTPRVSVVVPAYNNAEYLAETIDSILAQTFTDFELVIADHSSTDGTLAVAQKFDDPRIRLLTTPTGGGAQANWNRVTAEATGELIKLVCGDDTIAPTALAIQVQAFDDNPSAVLVASQRTLIDAYGKTVIAARGLGGLHGTVSGRVAARTAVRAGANIFGEPGGVMMKLAELREIGLWDNSHPYLIDQATFIAVALRGDIVAIPQPLASFRINSGQWSVELATQQARQAADFHRSLQASDPSLLSDNDVRIGNAKALMTSFMRRAVYLLLRHRMSRSS encoded by the coding sequence ATGACGCCCCGTGTTTCCGTAGTCGTTCCCGCGTACAACAACGCCGAGTATCTGGCCGAGACCATCGATTCGATTCTCGCCCAGACGTTCACGGACTTCGAGCTGGTCATCGCCGACCATTCGTCGACCGACGGAACCCTCGCCGTCGCACAGAAGTTCGACGACCCACGGATCCGCCTCCTGACCACCCCGACCGGCGGCGGCGCGCAAGCCAACTGGAATCGCGTGACCGCCGAGGCCACGGGAGAATTGATCAAACTCGTGTGCGGCGACGACACCATCGCGCCCACCGCGTTGGCCATCCAGGTGCAGGCGTTCGACGACAACCCGTCCGCCGTTCTGGTCGCCTCGCAGCGGACGCTGATCGACGCCTACGGCAAGACCGTCATCGCCGCCCGCGGGCTCGGCGGTCTCCACGGCACGGTCTCGGGCCGAGTCGCCGCCCGAACCGCAGTTCGGGCCGGTGCCAACATCTTCGGCGAACCCGGCGGCGTCATGATGAAGCTCGCGGAACTCCGCGAGATCGGACTGTGGGACAACAGTCATCCCTACCTGATCGACCAGGCCACCTTCATCGCAGTCGCCCTTCGCGGTGATATCGTGGCCATCCCACAGCCATTGGCGTCGTTCCGCATCAACTCGGGGCAGTGGAGCGTGGAACTGGCGACACAGCAGGCACGTCAGGCCGCGGACTTCCACCGCTCACTGCAGGCCAGTGACCCGAGCCTGTTGTCCGACAACGACGTTCGCATCGGCAACGCCAAGGCGCTGATGACGTCGTTCATGCGTCGCGCGGTGTATCTGCTGCTGCGCCATCGGATGTCGCGCAGTAGCTAG
- a CDS encoding GtrA family protein, producing MTEPQTPAPPAGMNGAPGPLMRIVKNQKIAFLLVGGVNTALGTAWFILWQLLIGEQYGYHAAIVLGYLCNVLCAFAMYRYLVFRVRGHFLRDLMRFFVVNFGAFVANISLMTIAVSVFHFPPIPSQLVVTSVMAVVSFFGYRDFSFRRKSQAPTS from the coding sequence ATGACCGAACCACAAACCCCTGCTCCCCCGGCAGGCATGAACGGCGCGCCGGGGCCGCTGATGCGCATCGTCAAGAATCAGAAGATCGCGTTCCTGCTCGTCGGCGGCGTCAACACCGCATTGGGTACCGCCTGGTTCATCCTGTGGCAGTTGTTGATCGGTGAGCAGTACGGCTACCACGCCGCGATCGTGCTCGGCTATCTCTGCAACGTGCTGTGCGCGTTCGCGATGTACCGGTACCTGGTGTTCCGTGTGCGGGGGCACTTCCTACGCGACCTGATGCGGTTCTTCGTCGTGAACTTCGGCGCGTTCGTCGCCAACATCTCACTGATGACGATCGCCGTCTCCGTCTTCCACTTCCCGCCCATTCCTTCACAATTGGTCGTCACATCAGTGATGGCAGTCGTCAGCTTCTTCGGCTACCGCGACTTCTCGTTTCGCAGAAAGAGCCAGGCCCCCACATCATGA
- a CDS encoding glycosyltransferase, giving the protein MQRVPDRIIGVIVTHKRRELLALSLDVIGAQTRPLDHLIVVDNADEPAVRELVESIDLPTTYLGSQHNLGGAGGFALGILYALSLGADWVFLADDDGRPEGPKVLETLYDCALAHGLDEVSPVVCDIEDPDRLAFPLRRGVEWRRLRSELIDPANPNDDLLEGIASLFNGALFKASTIDAVGVPDLRLFVRGDEVEVHRRLQRSGLKFGTCLTAAYVHPNGAEEFKPILGGRMHTQYPEDATKRYFTYRNRGYLMSQPGMRKLLPQEWIRFTWFFLITTRNPKGLAEWFRLRGLGRREHFRRP; this is encoded by the coding sequence ATGCAGCGGGTGCCTGACCGGATCATCGGGGTCATCGTCACGCACAAGCGGCGTGAGTTGTTGGCTCTGTCGCTGGACGTGATCGGTGCGCAGACGCGTCCGCTCGATCACCTGATCGTGGTCGACAACGCCGATGAGCCCGCCGTACGCGAACTGGTGGAATCGATCGACCTGCCGACAACGTATCTCGGCTCGCAGCACAATCTCGGCGGCGCAGGCGGGTTCGCGCTCGGGATTCTGTACGCGCTCTCCCTCGGTGCCGATTGGGTTTTTCTCGCCGACGACGACGGCCGCCCCGAGGGCCCGAAGGTTCTCGAAACCCTCTACGACTGCGCGCTCGCGCATGGACTGGACGAGGTGTCGCCGGTCGTCTGCGACATCGAGGATCCTGATCGCCTGGCGTTCCCGCTACGACGCGGCGTCGAATGGCGTCGGCTGCGGTCCGAGTTGATCGACCCGGCGAACCCGAACGACGATCTCCTCGAAGGCATCGCCTCACTGTTCAACGGTGCCCTGTTCAAGGCGTCGACGATCGATGCGGTGGGCGTGCCGGATCTACGCCTGTTCGTCCGCGGCGACGAGGTGGAAGTGCACCGTCGGTTGCAGCGCTCGGGCCTGAAGTTCGGCACCTGCCTCACCGCCGCCTACGTCCACCCCAACGGAGCCGAGGAGTTCAAGCCGATCCTCGGTGGCCGGATGCACACGCAGTACCCGGAGGACGCGACCAAGCGCTACTTCACGTACCGCAATCGCGGCTACCTGATGTCGCAGCCCGGCATGCGAAAGCTGCTGCCGCAGGAGTGGATTCGCTTCACCTGGTTCTTCCTGATCACCACCCGCAACCCGAAGGGTCTTGCCGAATGGTTCCGGCTGCGCGGGCTGGGGCGTCGGGAACACTTTCGTAGGCCCTGA
- a CDS encoding ABC transporter ATP-binding protein yields the protein MSISISTHDACVDFPIFDAKTRSLKKAFLGKAGGAIDRNSSDVVVVEALKNITMNLKDGDRVGLVGHNGAGKSTLLRLLSGIYEPTRGSATIRGRVAPVFDLGVGMDPEISGYENIIIRGLFLGQTRKQMLAKMDEIADFTELGDYLDMPLRTYSTGMRVRVAMGVVTSIDPEILLLDEGIGAVDAEFMKKARLRLQELVKRSGILVFASHSNEFLAQLCDTAMWIDHGQIRQQGGIEDVVRAYEGNDAGDHVAQILKEIEREDAAGA from the coding sequence TTGTCCATCAGTATCAGCACGCACGACGCCTGCGTCGACTTCCCCATCTTCGACGCCAAGACGCGGTCGCTGAAGAAGGCGTTCCTCGGCAAGGCCGGTGGCGCGATCGACCGCAACTCTTCCGATGTCGTCGTCGTGGAGGCTCTCAAGAACATCACGATGAACCTGAAGGACGGCGATCGCGTCGGACTGGTGGGACACAACGGTGCGGGCAAGTCGACGCTGCTGCGTCTGCTCTCGGGCATCTACGAGCCGACGCGAGGCAGCGCGACCATCCGCGGCCGCGTCGCGCCGGTGTTCGATCTGGGCGTCGGTATGGACCCGGAGATCTCCGGCTACGAGAACATCATCATCCGCGGCCTGTTCCTGGGGCAGACCCGCAAGCAGATGCTCGCGAAGATGGACGAGATCGCCGACTTCACCGAACTCGGCGACTACCTCGACATGCCGCTGCGCACCTACTCGACGGGCATGCGGGTGCGCGTCGCGATGGGCGTGGTCACCAGCATCGACCCGGAGATCCTGCTGCTCGACGAGGGCATCGGAGCCGTCGACGCCGAGTTCATGAAGAAGGCTCGGCTGCGACTTCAGGAGCTGGTGAAGCGCTCGGGCATCCTGGTGTTCGCAAGCCACTCCAACGAATTCCTGGCTCAGCTGTGCGACACCGCGATGTGGATCGATCACGGCCAAATTCGCCAGCAGGGCGGCATCGAGGACGTGGTCCGGGCATACGAGGGCAACGACGCGGGCGATCACGTCGCGCAGATCTTGAAGGAAATCGAGCGGGAAGATGCAGCGGGTGCCTGA
- a CDS encoding TylF/MycF/NovP-related O-methyltransferase: MTEPRKLADRIKSSAREKLQRAIGEVLAQQTAQLAEQTNDQQAKLLDVLERQRREIDDLHAFIRGLEMRMRRDIPYASDVEAAAQSAEFAEEMMPQAPTFLRPHATLRFALGEVSIRGMALEFGVASGTTLEIIAEELSSRKDITVVAGFDVFSGLPETWRTGFPKGLFEQESIPEVPGAQIVPGLFEDSLPGFLKGHHEKLAFLHLDADLYSSTVTVLDLVADRLAVGTVIVFDEYFNFPGWRNHEYRAWTEFVARTGTEFDYLGYTADNEQVVVRIRTAPTVRAK; this comes from the coding sequence ATGACGGAACCTCGGAAGCTCGCTGATCGCATCAAGTCGTCGGCACGGGAGAAGCTTCAACGAGCGATCGGCGAGGTTCTGGCTCAGCAGACCGCCCAGCTGGCCGAGCAGACCAACGATCAGCAGGCGAAATTGCTCGACGTCCTCGAACGCCAACGGCGTGAGATCGACGATCTGCACGCGTTCATCCGCGGCCTCGAGATGCGGATGCGTCGTGACATCCCGTACGCGTCCGACGTCGAAGCAGCCGCCCAGAGCGCCGAGTTCGCCGAAGAGATGATGCCGCAGGCCCCGACGTTCCTGCGGCCCCACGCGACACTGCGATTCGCGCTAGGCGAGGTCTCCATTCGCGGCATGGCCCTCGAGTTCGGCGTGGCCAGCGGGACGACGCTCGAGATCATCGCCGAGGAATTGAGCTCACGTAAGGACATCACCGTCGTCGCCGGATTCGACGTGTTCTCCGGCCTACCCGAGACCTGGCGCACCGGCTTTCCGAAAGGGCTGTTCGAGCAGGAGAGCATTCCCGAAGTGCCGGGCGCGCAGATCGTTCCCGGACTGTTCGAGGATTCGCTACCGGGCTTTCTGAAGGGTCACCACGAGAAGCTTGCGTTTCTGCATCTGGACGCAGACCTGTACTCGTCGACGGTCACCGTGCTGGATCTGGTGGCCGACCGACTCGCCGTCGGCACCGTCATCGTGTTCGACGAGTACTTCAACTTCCCCGGCTGGCGCAACCACGAGTACAGGGCGTGGACGGAATTCGTCGCTCGCACCGGCACAGAGTTCGACTACCTGGGCTACACCGCCGACAACGAACAGGTCGTCGTCCGCATTCGCACCGCCCCGACAGTCCGCGCGAAATAG
- a CDS encoding glycosyltransferase produces the protein MDGTALDRLGSASNLSAVAGGDGEPELTVQRLLFDGPSPLVSADMYSSVGKGNAERTRTGARIAKRSVLHTNSYFGRFPASYWQRWTTVTEVVFRATVAGAGRIDLVATDYKGHERTMASTTVDSANASTQLAVPVATTQFLDGGALYVRFTTTSSELSVQDAEWTVAAPEKLRPTSVVICTFNRADDCANTVAAMADDPIALLGVDNVYVVDQGTDQVQTREKFQRVAAELGSKLVYITQPNLGGAGGFTRGLYEVQGKGGDPANVIFMDDDVLCEPEAIVRMNSFANMTVEPAIIGAQMLYLLHPDRVHVGAEVANLQKLEAGVHVKNAISDKSAFKRKRQQDVRVDAGYNGWWSCLIPSEIVGQVGYPLPLFFQWDDIEYGYRSRANGFATVTLPGAAVWHADFAWKDWDEWHRYFNLRNGMITAALHIELDGRALAKQLFTDLLRYLVSMQYGMAYTLIKAVEDFLAGPEYLLDGGMDAAGSIRRERAAYGETKRHNANEVPGVRPADMFITPAGPPPKKSMEFAVLAKRVLNQWRGTVDPGPVAISADDAHWWHVSLFSHAIVTDRSQEGVRVRKRNKAHAVELFKRGVAALKRLRSETPTVAASYRAAVPELTSRENWARLYGQ, from the coding sequence ATGGACGGCACTGCTCTCGATCGTCTCGGCTCCGCGTCGAATTTGTCGGCTGTTGCCGGCGGTGACGGTGAGCCCGAACTGACAGTCCAGAGACTGCTGTTCGACGGTCCGTCGCCCCTGGTCAGTGCCGATATGTACAGCTCTGTCGGCAAGGGCAATGCCGAGCGCACCCGCACGGGCGCTCGGATCGCCAAGCGCAGCGTGCTGCACACCAACAGCTACTTCGGACGGTTCCCGGCCAGCTACTGGCAGCGGTGGACCACCGTCACCGAGGTGGTGTTCCGGGCGACCGTCGCCGGTGCCGGTCGGATCGATCTGGTGGCCACGGATTACAAGGGCCACGAGCGCACGATGGCCAGTACGACGGTCGATTCCGCGAATGCGTCGACTCAGTTGGCCGTTCCCGTCGCCACCACGCAGTTCCTCGACGGCGGTGCGCTGTACGTCCGCTTCACCACCACATCGAGCGAGTTGTCGGTGCAGGACGCGGAATGGACCGTCGCCGCACCGGAGAAGCTGCGTCCCACCTCGGTGGTGATCTGCACGTTCAACCGCGCCGACGACTGCGCCAACACCGTCGCTGCCATGGCCGACGATCCCATCGCACTGCTCGGGGTCGACAACGTCTACGTCGTCGATCAGGGCACCGACCAGGTGCAGACGCGCGAGAAGTTCCAGCGCGTCGCGGCCGAGCTCGGCAGCAAGCTCGTCTACATCACTCAGCCCAACCTCGGCGGCGCAGGTGGATTCACACGCGGGCTCTACGAGGTGCAGGGCAAGGGCGGCGACCCGGCCAACGTGATCTTCATGGACGACGACGTGCTGTGCGAGCCCGAGGCGATCGTGCGCATGAACTCGTTCGCCAACATGACCGTCGAGCCGGCGATCATCGGCGCGCAGATGCTGTATCTGTTGCACCCCGATCGTGTGCATGTCGGTGCCGAGGTGGCGAACCTGCAGAAGCTCGAAGCCGGAGTGCACGTCAAGAACGCGATCTCGGACAAGAGTGCATTCAAGCGCAAGCGGCAGCAGGACGTCCGAGTCGACGCCGGCTACAACGGTTGGTGGTCGTGCCTCATCCCGTCCGAGATCGTCGGGCAGGTCGGATACCCGCTGCCGCTGTTCTTCCAGTGGGACGACATCGAGTACGGATACCGTTCTCGCGCAAACGGATTCGCGACCGTGACGCTTCCGGGCGCAGCGGTGTGGCATGCCGACTTCGCGTGGAAGGACTGGGACGAGTGGCACCGCTACTTCAACCTGCGCAACGGCATGATCACCGCGGCCCTGCACATCGAACTCGACGGCCGCGCGCTCGCCAAGCAGCTGTTCACCGACCTGCTGCGGTACCTGGTGTCGATGCAGTACGGCATGGCCTACACGCTGATCAAGGCCGTCGAGGACTTCCTGGCCGGACCTGAATACTTGCTCGACGGCGGAATGGACGCGGCCGGTTCCATCCGGCGGGAACGCGCCGCGTACGGAGAAACCAAGCGCCACAACGCGAACGAGGTTCCCGGGGTGCGTCCGGCCGACATGTTCATCACTCCGGCAGGCCCACCGCCGAAGAAGAGCATGGAATTCGCAGTGCTGGCCAAGCGCGTACTCAATCAGTGGCGCGGCACCGTCGATCCCGGTCCGGTTGCGATCTCGGCCGACGACGCGCACTGGTGGCACGTCTCGCTGTTCTCCCACGCGATCGTCACCGATCGCTCGCAGGAGGGTGTTCGAGTTCGCAAGCGCAACAAGGCTCATGCGGTCGAGCTGTTCAAGCGCGGTGTGGCGGCGCTCAAGCGCCTGCGTAGCGAGACGCCGACGGTCGCCGCGTCCTACCGCGCAGCAGTGCCGGAACTGACGAGCCGAGAGAACTGGGCTCGCCTGTACGGGCAGTAG